ACTTTTCACCTCATGTGGAAAAACCGAGTGACCTAACCTTCCTAACCCCCTTTCCTACGTTCGCGCAGCGTCTCGAAGAGAGGAAAGGGGGAGAAAATTCAAAGCCTCTCTCCTCGTAGGAGAGAGGAATGGAGAGAGGTTTTCCAGATACCGTGAAAAGTCAGACCAGCTTATGGGTTGGGAATACACTCATCTACCTTGAACCATCGCTTTTTGCCACGCGGTAACTTCACTAACACACTACCGGGTTTCCACCAGGGTGAAGGAATAACCAGACCGTTACGACCGTTGGGGAGTTTAACAACTGTACCTGGAACGATATTCATAGCAGCTTTGTGAAAAATTAGAGATATTAAAGCAAATCAAAAAACTATTTTTTTAGGGCTATATCGATTTGGCGTTTCCATTAAGAGAAGTATTGCGGGTAGTTATACCCGCAACAAATTTAATTAGAAGTGCGGAGAAAATTTGTTAAGAGAATCTAAAGAATGATTAAAGTCTAGCTAATCCTTTATGTTTGTTTTAATAATTGAAATATTTCTTTACAGAAAACGGAACATGAGTAGGGCTTTCCTTTAAGGATGAGTCGTGCCACAACGGCACAAACGCTGTAGTATAAGCTTTGATTTGTTAAAAGTAAGCGGTTTTACCGCCATATTATGCGTAATTATGCAAATCAAAGTAAAAATATTTACTGTCAATAAACGTTTTCCTTTGACCATTAGTCGTGGTACAACGGCACAAACGACTAATGTATGGGTGAGGATTTTGCACGATGGTATCGAAGGCTGGGGGGAAGCATCGCCGTTCAGTGTAGGTACTCATCCGCAATCAACTGAGGTCATAAAAGATGCTTTGCTACAAGTAGCACGCTCTTTGCAAGCATTCAGTCCAATGCAAAGACAAGAAATCGAACAAATATTAAGAAAAGCTTTAGTCCCTTCATCTGCTGTCGCAGCGCTGGATATCGCAATGCATGACTGGTTGGGAAAGCGGGTGGGGCTACCCCTGTGGCAAATTTGGGGACTCAATCGCGATGCCATAGTGCCGACTTCAGTCACAATTGGTATCAATTCGCCAGAAGGCGCAAGGGCTAGGGCGCGAGATTGGCTCGCGTTCACGAATGTCCGTGTTTTCAAGGTAAAGTTAGGTAGTCCGGATGGTATTGACGCAGACCGAAAAATGTTAATAGCAGTGCGAGAAGAAGCACCAGAGCTAGAGTTATACGTTGATGCAAACGGGGGTTGGAGTTTGGAAGATGCAGTATCTATGTGCAATTGGCTTGCTGATATCGGTGTAAAGTATGTAGAGCAGCCACTACCAAAAGGGCAGGAAGAACATTTAGCCCAACTCAAGAGGCTAATTCCTTTACCTATTTTTGTTGATGAAAGTTGCTTCAATAGCTCTGATATTCCCAAATTGGCAAGCTGTATAGATGGGATTAATATCAAACTTATGAAATCAGGGGGTTTAACTGAGGCAATGCGAATGGTACATACAGCACGGGCATATGGGTTGCAAGTGATGTTCGGTTGCTATTCTGACAGTACGCTAGCGAATACAGCAGCAGCACAACTTGCCCCATTAGCTGACTATCTCGACTTGGATAGTCACTTAAATTTAACAGATGACCCTTTTACAGGTGCATACATGCAGGAGGGGAGAATATTACCAAACGATTTACCAGGGTTGGGGGTACAAAATAGTGCGTCTGGCGCTTAATCAACGAGTAGCTGTCCTACTACATGAGCAACTTCTGGGACGTCATGGCAAAACTGGGCTGTCAATTTTACGCTACAGTGAAGCCCCAATTGTCGCAGTGATTGACCGCGAATATGCAGGCAAATCTTTAACTGAGTTAACGGGTATCAAGCGTGATGTGCCAATAGTCGCATCAGTTGCAGCAGCGCTAGAATATCAGCCTCAGGTTTTGGTTATTGGTATTGCCCCTAAAGGAGGTGTTTTGCCAGATGATTATTGGCATGAACTTAAGAACGCTTTATCAGCGGGTATGTCAATAGTCAACGGTTTGCACACGCCATTGGCAAGTATGCCAGACTTAAAAGCATTGCTCAAACCAGGGCAAGTTATTTGGGATGTACGTAAAGAACCATCTAACTTAGATGTTGCTAGCGGTTTGGCACGTAATCTCTCATGTCAGCGAGTCTTGACTGTGGGTACTGATATGTCAGTCGGCAAAATGTCAACTAGTCTGGAGTTACATTGGGCATCACGCCGGCGGGGTTTGCGTTCTAAATTTATTGCCACAGGTCAAACTGGTTTGATGTTAGAAGGGGATGGTGTGCCATTGGATGCAGTCAGGGTAGACTTTGCCGCTGGTGCTGTGGAACAGGTAGTTATGCGGTATGGTAAAAACTACGACATTTTGCATATTGAAGGACAAGGTTCTCTACTGCACCCTGGTTCGACTGCAACGCTACCCTTAATGAGAGGATCGCAACCAACACAGATGATACTCGTTCATCGTGCCGGACAAACTGAGGTGATTAATGGTGTACCGATTCCGCCTTTATCAGAAGTCGTAAAACTTTATGAAACTGTTGCCCGTGCAGGTGGTGCATTTGCACCTGTACCTGTTGTTGGTATATCTTTGAACACCAAGGATTTAGATGAATCACAAGCATTGGATGCTGTCGCTCAAACTGAAACAGAAACTGGAATACCCTGTACAGATCCAATACGATTTGGTGTTGATAAGTTGTTGAATGCACTGATGCAAGGGTGAAGTCTATCAAGGCGGGGAAAACCCGTCTTTGGTACTTCACCACTTACTACATCAAGCTAGAAGTCAGATGAACTTTTTTCTACAGAAACGGTTTCTTTTGCTTGATATAAGCGACAACCTTCACATGGTCCACTCGGGTTGACAGCACAGCGCAGGTAACCAGAACGAGCATTAAATCGGCAGCTGATATCCCCAACAAGGTAACCGACTCCTTCAAGATAATAGCGATCGCCTCTGAGGGTACTGCGTTCTGTGCAATAGTTATCATCGCTGATCCTATTTTGTTGCACTCGCCCTACAGGATAAATTGTAGAAGCGGCTCGTCTAAACCGTGAACGTGTTCTAGCCTGGCTTTTACGCATCAACCACAGAGATAATAGGGACGGTAAGAAACCAATGGCGATAACCAAAAGTATATTCACTTCAATACCTTCTTTTAACCTCTTTTGTGCGCTGATCTTCTGATGGTGTTATATCCTCACATTTTAGGGAGAGTACAACGCTTTACACTCGTGGAAAATTCCGCTTGGAAGAAACCTAACACTCAAACAAGTGTTGTGTTAGCCGCCACTTTAACCAGCATAACCGTTGCAACCCAAACCGTGGGCTTAGGTTAAAGTAGGTTTAAACCTGAATATCGCGTTCAGATCTTCGGTATGTAAATTGTTTTTTGATTTCGCTCATGAATCCACTGATGTTATATAGACGATTTGGACGCACAGAATTAAAAATGCCTGTTTTTTCCTGCGGTGGTATGAGATACCAGTATAAATGGGAGGATGTCCCGCAGTCGCAAATACCCCGTGATAACCAGAAAAATCTAGAAGCAACGATTCGACGGGGAGTGGAATTAGGAATTAATCACATTGAAACTGCCCGTGGTTATGGTAGTTCGGAAATGCAGTTAGGGAAAATTTTACCAACGTTTCCCCGTGAGCAGTTAATTGTTCAAACCAAAGTTAATCCTGCGGTAGATCCCAAAGAATTTCAGCGTAACTTTGAAAACTCACTACGAAATCTTCGGTTAGATTATGTTGACTTGCTAGGAATACATGGCATCAATCATCCTGAGTCATTAAACAATAGCATTCGTCCTGGTGGCTGTTTGGATGTAGCAAAAAAACTTCAAGCACAAGGCAAAGTCAGGTTTATCGGCTTTTCCACACATGGTTCAACAGATACTATTATTCAAACCATTCAGACTAATCAATTTGATTATGTCAATTTGCATTGGTATTATATCAATCAAGTGAATTGGGCTGCTATTGAAGCAGCAAATAGTCACGATATGGGTGTATTTATTATTAGTCCATCTGATAAAGGAGGAATGCTGTATAAACCACCACAAAAATTAATCAATCTTTGCACTCCTTTGAGTCCGATGGTTTTTAATGATTTGTTTTGTTTAAGTCACCCTCAAGTACATACTTTGAGTCTGGGGGCTGCAAAACCACAAGATTTTGATGAACATCTAAAAACTTTAGATTTGTTGGAGAATGCATCTGAAATTTTGTCACCAATTTTGGCACGCCTAGAGGAAGAAGCTATTGCTACCTTGGGTGAAGACTGGGTGAAAACTTGGCACGTCAATTTACCCACTTTTGAGGAAACACCATTACAGGTGAATATTCCAGTGATTTTATGGTTAAGAAATTTGGCGATCGCCTACGACTTACTGGAGTATGCCCAAATGCGTTACAACCTGCTTGGCAATGCGAGTCATTGGTTTCCTGGTAACAAAGCAGACCAGGTACATACACTCAACTTGCAGCAATGTCTCAGTCGCAGTCCTCATGCTGACAAAATTCCTCGCCTTCTTGCACAAGCACATCAGATGTTGGCAGGTGAAGCAGTGCAGCGGTTATCGCAAAGTTAAACAGAACAAAAGTACTTTTGGACACAAATATAAGTATTTATAATATTTTATGCATTTTTTAATACTTAAAAAACAAGTATTAAGAATTGACACGTGTTTGGGTCTACTTATGGTTAGAATTGAAAATCGATATAGTTTTTAGTCTAAATTTTCAATAAACAACAACTGAAGATAACACTTTTCTACCACAGTCACTATTATGGCTATTGCTCGTCGTCATTTCTTAGTTTTACTCGGGGCTAGTGCTGGTGCATTTGCTTTAGATTCTTGTGCTTCAGCCCAGAATCTGCAAAGCCAAAACAAAATAAGTCCAAATACAAACAATCCAAGTCCAAGCAAGACAGGGGCTATCCAATTACCACCGTTACCCTATGCTTACGAGGCGCTAGAACCACACATAGACGCCGCCACAATGCGGTTTCACCATGATAAACACCATGCAACTTACGTAAAAAACTTAAACGCAGCACTAGACAAACATCCAGAACTCAAGAATAGAACTGTTGAACAGATGCTGCTTAACCTTAACAGCGTGCCAGAAGATATTCGTAAAACGGTACGCAATAATGGTGGTGGTCATGTGAACCACTCAATGTTTTGGAGAATCATGAAGCCGAATGGTGGTGGAGAACCTAGAGGACCGATTGCAGACGCCATCAAACAAAACTTCGGCAATTTTGCAGCCTTCAAAAATAAGTTTAACGAAGATGGTGCAGCTCGTTTTGGAAGTGGATGGGTTTGGCTAGTCCGCACCAAAGATGGAAAGCTTGCAGTCACAACCACACCCAATCAGAACAGTCCTTTAAGTGATGGTAGCTATCCAATTATGGGTAATGACGTGTGGGAACACGCATATTACCTCAAGTACCAGAATCGCCGCGCTGATTACTTGAATGCTTGGTGGAACGTCCTGAACTGGGATGAGATCAATAAACGGTTAGTAGAGGGTAAAGCGGCGTGAAGAGACAATAGGAACAGAGGAGAATTTTTGCTCACTCTACTCAAAAGCCCCATCTCCTCCTATAGTGGCTTTTGAGTAGGAACACCAACAGGACGGGGAAAGTGAACTGGTGTCGTTCGTACCTTCCGTAAGTAAAGACAGTGACGAATGCTTTCACTTAAGGGAGTTGTAAATTTGTCAACTAATTCAATAACACCTCCCAATTGGTCAACAGCATTTTCTAGAACTTTCGTTTCTTCTTCTGTCCAATTTCCACGATAGATCACAGCTAAACCACCCTGCTTAAGTAATGGTAGGGCATATTCAGCGCACACAGAAGCAGTGCCTACAGCGCGAACGAGGGCGACATCGTAATTTTGTCGGTGCTGGGGTTGTTGACCGACTTCTTCTGCTCTGCCAGTAAAAGTTTTAACATTAGTAAAATCAAGCGCAGCCCTTGTTTCTTCAAGAAAAGCAATCTTTTTTCGGGTAGAATCAAGCAAAGTCACAGTACTATTAGCTACTGCGATAGCAACTGGAAATCCCGGAAAACCCGCACCCGTACCGATGTCAATAACAGATAGGGGAGTAGAGGAAGTGGGGGAAGATAGGGAGGTGTTTTCTCCCTCAGCTGCGCCAACTCCTCCATCTCTGAGAATGGGCGCTATTCCTCGCAGAGAATCCCAAAGATGCTTTTCCCAAAACTCTTGGGGGTCGGTAATGCGAGTGAGGTTGAATTGGTTGTTACCCTGTAATATGAATTCGTAAAGTTGTTGGAATTGCACTTGCTGTTGGACAGTAGGAGTCCATTGGAGAGTTTCCTGCCAAATATTTGCCATATCCGGCAAAGAAGGCAATTTTAAGTTGTTCACAGTAATACAAATAGCTTTTAATTATATCCCAAGTTTTCTTTGTTTATTGTTAGAGTCATTTCATTGAGTGTAGGGTATAGGGTAACAATGCCCACTTTATTTATAAAACTGTAAGTTTTTTCTCTCTATTTAAAAATATTCTCAGTCGGCATCCCATTAGCGATACGCCAAGGGCGTCTGCGCTTTGCGCAATCGCCTGCATTACAATTTTCCTTTACATATTTTTACATAGTTACCTTTATTCACGCCTACCTACTTAGCAGCTTAATTATGGTTAATTTGCCGGACATCATATTACGGCGATTTTGTTAAAATTTATTAAAAATATCATCAAGAGCAAAAGAGTACCTACTATGGCTACTGAGATTACTCTGCAAGGGAATATGCGTGACGCAATAGCGTGTTCGGGAAGCGTCTCAAACAGCACCGCAGGGGCAAAGCCAATCGCAGAATTGAAACAAGGAGAGGAACTCACATTCCAATGGACAAAGCAGTGGTATCCAGTAGCTGTGGTAGAATTCCTAGACCCATCTCGCCCCCACGCAATGCAGTTACTGGGAAAAGATATTGTCTTATGGCGGGATGGCTCCGGTAAATGGCGTTGCTTTGAAGATTTTTGTCCACATAGACTCGCTCCTCTTTCTGAAGGTCGTGTTGAGGCTGATGGCACACTTTTATGTGCTTACCACGCTTGGCGCTTTGATTCTGAAGGGAACTGCGTTAGCATTCCTCAGTCACTAGACAAGCAGACAGAGGCAAAGCACTGCTCAAACCCCAAGTCATGTGCTGTTGCCTTTCCGACGCAAGAGTGCCAAGGTTTATTGTGGGTGTGGTCAGAGTCTGGTCCCCAGGCACAGAGCGAAAGTCAATTGAGGACACCGCGACTTGTTCCAGAACTTGAGAGTGATGCGGACAGGGTAGTACACCTTTTTTGGAACATACGTGATCTTCCTTATGGATGGGACTTTTTCATGGAGAATGTGGCAGATCCAGCCCATGTACCTGTTTCCCACCACGGAATTGTCGGAAACCGATATAAGGATGCCAAGTACTACGACATGATTCGAGTTCGGCAGATGTCTACCCAGGAAGGATTCTCCTTTGAAATAACACCAGTTGCTCCAAATCTCAAGCAAGCGGTTCATGACTTTCAACCACCCTCTCAGATGAAAATTGTCTCAACTTTTAAAGATGGCGGGCAGCTCATCCTCGCTTTATATGCTACCCCCACCCGTCCTGGATGGTGTCGTCATATCGGATGCCAAGTGTTAGTGAAGAATGAGGCTGGCAAGTTGCCGAAAGGTTTAGGATTCTTTGGGCTACCAATGCCAACTTGGTTAGGTCATGTATTGGCGTCCGTGTTTCTCCACCAAGATTCGGTCTTCCTTCATTACCAGCACAAAATTATAGCTCAACGGGGAAAAGGCAAATGGCTAGAGACAGTTTATACACCCAATCCCCAAGACAAGATGACGATCGCATTTCGTCACTGGCTATCCAACAGAGCCGGTGGTGGTATCCCTTGGGACTCAGGATGTAATCCTCATCTCCCTCTAGAAAAGTTAGACAAGGAAAAACTCTTTGATGTGTGGACAACTCATACTCAAAATTGCAGCTATTGCCAGAATGCCCTGAAAAACATTAATCGTCTCACTATGCTGGCTTATATAGCAGCTGTTGTGTGCTTATGTATAGGTGTAATTGTGGATGCACGGGCTGTAGCGATAAGGGTTGCGCTAACGAGTGGTGGGCAAACGGCTACATCCCTTTTTACTGTTGTTCCCCCTACAGGATTCTGGTTGGCGCTTGGCGGCACAATCCTATTTGCAACTGTAGGATACTTGCTCAAAAAGTTCAGTCGCCTCTTCTACATTTATAAGTTTGAACATGCCGACAATAATTGATCTAAGCTGTTACGCTTTTAAATTGTATAAAGCGATTGCCTACGGCAATCGCTTCCGGAGAAATGGAATCTGTGAACATGTTTTAGCTTCCGCCGCAACTCATCTAAATTTGTGCAATGTTCCCAGGACAGTTCGTACTTAATGTGTTCCCATAAGCGTTCAATAGGGTTAAGCGACTGACTGTTGGCAGGCTGAAAAATTGGAATGATGTTATCGGGCCATTTAAGTCCAAAAATTTTTAGTGGAAGAACCATCTGCCAATACCGCTACGAGTCATTGAGTACGCAATCGATGTAATCCCAGGGTTGTGAAAAAACCTGTATCAAAATTTCGTTCCAAAAAACCAAAACACAGAGGTACTGGACAACGAATTGATGCTCCTGTTTTCTGCATCCTCAGTACAGCCTAGCCTTAACTGAACCGTATTGTGCTATATATAACAGGTCTAGTTTTTTAGAAAACTAGACCATTGCATAATTTAAACTTTTGCCCATTTTTCTTAACTTGAGATGAAAGCCTAAAAATGGCATAGTATCTGTAAATTGTTGTTAACCAAGAAGTTTTGTGAAAACGATTTGGAAGATTTAACTTTGCAGTCCGGAGATAAAAATGATTTAATACGATTCTTGCCAAAATACTTTTAATGAGTATGGTGATTCTACAGAAACAGTCTTGAACTATAAACAGTCTACTTTTTGTCAAGACTAATACTAAATTTAGCATTCCTTGACCATGAAACAACCTACGACGATTACAACTGCAATATTTGCTACTTGTGCTATCCTGTTGACAGCCTGCGGCGGTGGCACTAACAGTAGTCCAAATACTGGAACGAATTCCACCCCAAATTCCTCAACTGACGCCGCCGCAACAACTACATCTGGTTCTATTCCCGTGGGTATTGCTTTCGCACAAACCAGCAACGTGGCGTTACTCGGTCAAGAAGGAGTCGCCGGGGCAAAGATTGCTGAAAAGTATTTTAATGATAAGGGTGGTGTGAATGGCACTCCGATTAAATTAGTGCTTCAAGACGCGGGTGGTGATGAAGCAGGAGCAATTAACGCTTTTCAAACTTTAATTAATAAAGATAAAGTTGTTGGTATTGTTGGTCCTACTTTATCACAGCAAGCTTTTAGCGCTGATCCCATTGCTGAAAGAGCAAAAGTTCCTGTTATTGGTGCATCCAATACCGCTAAAGGAGTTCCAGAAATCGGAGATTACATCGCGCGTGTTTCTGCACCCGTTTCTACCGTTGCACCTCTTTCAATAAAAGCTGCACTCAAGCAAAATCCTCAGCTGAAAAAAGTTGCAGTTTTTTTTGCTCAAAATGATGTCTTTAGTAAGTCAGAAACAGAAATTTTTCAGAAGACAATTAAGGATCAGGGACTAGAAATAGTCACAGTGCAAAAGTTCCAAACAAGTGACACTGACTTTCAGTCTCAAGCCACGAATGCTCTGAATTTAAAACCAGATTTGATAGTCATTTCTGGCTTAGCTGCTGATGGCGGAAACTTAGTGCGACAACTGCGAGAACTTGGTTACAAAGGCTTAATTGTTGCGGGAAATGGTTTGAACACAGCAAAAGTTTTCGCAGTTTGTCAGCAAGCGTGCGATGGAGTGATTATTGCACAAGCCTACAGTCCACAGCAACCAGCAGAAGTCAATAAGCAATTCCGCGCTGCATATGTAAAGCAATTTAAGGAAGAACCGCCTCAGTTTAGTGGTCAAGCTTTTACTGCTGTGCAAGTGTATGTAGAAGCTTTAAAAGCTTTAGATAAAAAGTCGAAAATTAGTACAATGTCTATTACTAAATTACGTACAGAATTGAACAAGCAGCTTTTAGGAGGAAAGTATGAGACTCCTCTAGGTGAGATTGCTTTTACACCTGTAGGCGATATCATTCAAAAAGAATTTTATGTTGCCCAAATTAAGGTAGATAAAGATACTAAAAAAGCTACTTTTTCCATTTTAAAATAGTTGCAATATGAATATATCTATATTTACGCAACAATGTTTGAATGGGTTATCTATTGGCAGTATTTACGCTATATTTGCCTTAGGATATACCCTTGTTTATTCTATTTTGGGCATCATTAATTTGGCTCATGGTGCGGTTTTTACTCTTGGTGCATATTTTACATATACACTCATGGGCGGTGCCTTTGGATTTAATGGTGTGCTAGCTAATGCATCGCTACCTATAGAATTACCATTTGCTG
This portion of the Brasilonema sennae CENA114 genome encodes:
- a CDS encoding dipeptide epimerase, whose translation is MQIKVKIFTVNKRFPLTISRGTTAQTTNVWVRILHDGIEGWGEASPFSVGTHPQSTEVIKDALLQVARSLQAFSPMQRQEIEQILRKALVPSSAVAALDIAMHDWLGKRVGLPLWQIWGLNRDAIVPTSVTIGINSPEGARARARDWLAFTNVRVFKVKLGSPDGIDADRKMLIAVREEAPELELYVDANGGWSLEDAVSMCNWLADIGVKYVEQPLPKGQEEHLAQLKRLIPLPIFVDESCFNSSDIPKLASCIDGINIKLMKSGGLTEAMRMVHTARAYGLQVMFGCYSDSTLANTAAAQLAPLADYLDLDSHLNLTDDPFTGAYMQEGRILPNDLPGLGVQNSASGA
- a CDS encoding DUF1611 domain-containing protein; amino-acid sequence: MRLALNQRVAVLLHEQLLGRHGKTGLSILRYSEAPIVAVIDREYAGKSLTELTGIKRDVPIVASVAAALEYQPQVLVIGIAPKGGVLPDDYWHELKNALSAGMSIVNGLHTPLASMPDLKALLKPGQVIWDVRKEPSNLDVASGLARNLSCQRVLTVGTDMSVGKMSTSLELHWASRRRGLRSKFIATGQTGLMLEGDGVPLDAVRVDFAAGAVEQVVMRYGKNYDILHIEGQGSLLHPGSTATLPLMRGSQPTQMILVHRAGQTEVINGVPIPPLSEVVKLYETVARAGGAFAPVPVVGISLNTKDLDESQALDAVAQTETETGIPCTDPIRFGVDKLLNALMQG
- a CDS encoding DUF6464 family protein, coding for MRKSQARTRSRFRRAASTIYPVGRVQQNRISDDNYCTERSTLRGDRYYLEGVGYLVGDISCRFNARSGYLRCAVNPSGPCEGCRLYQAKETVSVEKSSSDF
- a CDS encoding aldo/keto reductase is translated as MLYRRFGRTELKMPVFSCGGMRYQYKWEDVPQSQIPRDNQKNLEATIRRGVELGINHIETARGYGSSEMQLGKILPTFPREQLIVQTKVNPAVDPKEFQRNFENSLRNLRLDYVDLLGIHGINHPESLNNSIRPGGCLDVAKKLQAQGKVRFIGFSTHGSTDTIIQTIQTNQFDYVNLHWYYINQVNWAAIEAANSHDMGVFIISPSDKGGMLYKPPQKLINLCTPLSPMVFNDLFCLSHPQVHTLSLGAAKPQDFDEHLKTLDLLENASEILSPILARLEEEAIATLGEDWVKTWHVNLPTFEETPLQVNIPVILWLRNLAIAYDLLEYAQMRYNLLGNASHWFPGNKADQVHTLNLQQCLSRSPHADKIPRLLAQAHQMLAGEAVQRLSQS
- a CDS encoding superoxide dismutase, which gives rise to MAIARRHFLVLLGASAGAFALDSCASAQNLQSQNKISPNTNNPSPSKTGAIQLPPLPYAYEALEPHIDAATMRFHHDKHHATYVKNLNAALDKHPELKNRTVEQMLLNLNSVPEDIRKTVRNNGGGHVNHSMFWRIMKPNGGGEPRGPIADAIKQNFGNFAAFKNKFNEDGAARFGSGWVWLVRTKDGKLAVTTTPNQNSPLSDGSYPIMGNDVWEHAYYLKYQNRRADYLNAWWNVLNWDEINKRLVEGKAA
- the rsmG gene encoding 16S rRNA (guanine(527)-N(7))-methyltransferase RsmG, whose translation is MNNLKLPSLPDMANIWQETLQWTPTVQQQVQFQQLYEFILQGNNQFNLTRITDPQEFWEKHLWDSLRGIAPILRDGGVGAAEGENTSLSSPTSSTPLSVIDIGTGAGFPGFPVAIAVANSTVTLLDSTRKKIAFLEETRAALDFTNVKTFTGRAEEVGQQPQHRQNYDVALVRAVGTASVCAEYALPLLKQGGLAVIYRGNWTEEETKVLENAVDQLGGVIELVDKFTTPLSESIRHCLYLRKVRTTPVHFPRPVGVPTQKPL
- a CDS encoding Rieske 2Fe-2S domain-containing protein, producing MATEITLQGNMRDAIACSGSVSNSTAGAKPIAELKQGEELTFQWTKQWYPVAVVEFLDPSRPHAMQLLGKDIVLWRDGSGKWRCFEDFCPHRLAPLSEGRVEADGTLLCAYHAWRFDSEGNCVSIPQSLDKQTEAKHCSNPKSCAVAFPTQECQGLLWVWSESGPQAQSESQLRTPRLVPELESDADRVVHLFWNIRDLPYGWDFFMENVADPAHVPVSHHGIVGNRYKDAKYYDMIRVRQMSTQEGFSFEITPVAPNLKQAVHDFQPPSQMKIVSTFKDGGQLILALYATPTRPGWCRHIGCQVLVKNEAGKLPKGLGFFGLPMPTWLGHVLASVFLHQDSVFLHYQHKIIAQRGKGKWLETVYTPNPQDKMTIAFRHWLSNRAGGGIPWDSGCNPHLPLEKLDKEKLFDVWTTHTQNCSYCQNALKNINRLTMLAYIAAVVCLCIGVIVDARAVAIRVALTSGGQTATSLFTVVPPTGFWLALGGTILFATVGYLLKKFSRLFYIYKFEHADNN
- a CDS encoding ABC transporter substrate-binding protein, producing the protein MKQPTTITTAIFATCAILLTACGGGTNSSPNTGTNSTPNSSTDAAATTTSGSIPVGIAFAQTSNVALLGQEGVAGAKIAEKYFNDKGGVNGTPIKLVLQDAGGDEAGAINAFQTLINKDKVVGIVGPTLSQQAFSADPIAERAKVPVIGASNTAKGVPEIGDYIARVSAPVSTVAPLSIKAALKQNPQLKKVAVFFAQNDVFSKSETEIFQKTIKDQGLEIVTVQKFQTSDTDFQSQATNALNLKPDLIVISGLAADGGNLVRQLRELGYKGLIVAGNGLNTAKVFAVCQQACDGVIIAQAYSPQQPAEVNKQFRAAYVKQFKEEPPQFSGQAFTAVQVYVEALKALDKKSKISTMSITKLRTELNKQLLGGKYETPLGEIAFTPVGDIIQKEFYVAQIKVDKDTKKATFSILK